One part of the Paraburkholderia flagellata genome encodes these proteins:
- a CDS encoding HvfC/BufC N-terminal domain-containing protein codes for MTARKTLEAMQQTFAAALDDPNADASLASEMFPADAALLHERMGLYRGNARAARRLALANAYPVLAALTGETYFDALALAYARAHPSRDADLNRFGAQLPEFIERYETDARYAFFGDVGRLEWALHAAHYAANAMSLNAQQWQALDAERLAQSHLVVHPACAALSLRFDAVAIWRAHQPGGVWPERVDAPTWALVARPQWRPTVLVHTQAAHAAFVALRDGATLDNALALAFDIDPAFDFGGQWRAWIEAHAIVGVRGD; via the coding sequence ATGACTGCGCGCAAAACGCTGGAAGCGATGCAGCAAACCTTCGCTGCCGCATTGGACGATCCCAACGCCGATGCCTCGCTAGCCAGCGAGATGTTTCCCGCCGACGCAGCGCTGCTGCACGAGCGCATGGGTCTTTATCGCGGCAACGCTCGCGCGGCGCGGCGACTTGCGCTCGCGAACGCCTATCCGGTACTTGCGGCCCTGACAGGCGAGACTTACTTCGATGCACTCGCGCTAGCCTACGCACGCGCGCATCCTTCGCGCGATGCGGACCTGAACCGCTTCGGTGCGCAGTTGCCCGAATTCATCGAACGTTACGAGACCGACGCGCGCTACGCGTTTTTCGGCGATGTCGGGCGACTCGAATGGGCGTTGCACGCGGCCCATTACGCAGCGAACGCCATGTCGCTCAACGCGCAGCAATGGCAAGCGCTGGACGCAGAGCGTCTTGCTCAATCGCATCTCGTAGTTCATCCGGCATGCGCGGCGCTCTCTTTGCGCTTCGACGCCGTGGCGATCTGGCGGGCGCATCAGCCGGGCGGCGTGTGGCCTGAGCGAGTGGATGCGCCAACGTGGGCGCTCGTGGCCCGGCCGCAGTGGCGGCCCACGGTACTCGTGCACACACAAGCCGCGCACGCCGCATTCGTCGCACTGCGAGACGGCGCCACGCTCGACAATGCGCTAGCCCTGGCATTCGACATAGACCCGGCTTTCGACTTCGGTGGCCAGTGGCGCGCGTGGATCGAGGCGCACGCAATCGTCGGCGTGCGCGGCGACTGA
- the bufB gene encoding MNIO family bufferin maturase gives MSKPGVLTGVGIGLRHAHYEAFMTGPPALDWIEVHSENYFGEGGYDLHVLETVRRDLPVSLHGVGFGLGSAAPLDTTHLARLARLVARIEPAVVSEHLCWGASAQGALHDLLPMPLTQASLDHLSARVSQMQDALCRTVLIENVSTYVRFRGDTYSEAEFLAALAQRTGCGVLLDVNNLYVNQRNHGEDALAAMTALPPQIVGEIHLAGHRTTPAAVIDDHGSRVAPAVWSLYEAALERFGATPTLIEWDTAVPALEVLLDEARLARERLAKHAHGATELRS, from the coding sequence ATGAGCAAGCCAGGCGTACTAACTGGCGTCGGCATTGGCCTGCGTCACGCGCATTACGAGGCCTTCATGACGGGGCCGCCTGCGCTCGACTGGATCGAGGTCCACAGCGAGAACTACTTCGGCGAAGGCGGCTACGACCTGCACGTGCTCGAAACCGTGCGCCGCGATTTGCCGGTGAGCCTGCACGGCGTGGGGTTCGGGCTTGGCTCGGCTGCGCCGCTGGATACGACGCATCTCGCGAGGCTTGCGCGGTTGGTGGCGCGCATCGAGCCCGCTGTCGTCTCCGAGCATCTGTGCTGGGGCGCGAGCGCACAAGGCGCGCTGCACGATCTGCTGCCGATGCCGCTCACGCAAGCCTCACTCGATCACTTGAGCGCGCGCGTCTCGCAGATGCAGGACGCGCTGTGCCGTACCGTGCTGATCGAAAATGTTTCGACCTACGTACGATTTCGCGGCGATACATACAGCGAGGCGGAATTCCTCGCAGCGCTCGCGCAGCGCACGGGCTGCGGCGTGCTTCTCGACGTGAACAATCTGTACGTGAATCAACGCAACCACGGTGAAGATGCGCTGGCGGCCATGACCGCGCTGCCGCCGCAGATCGTCGGCGAGATCCATCTGGCGGGACATCGCACAACGCCTGCCGCCGTGATCGACGACCACGGTTCGCGCGTCGCGCCGGCGGTCTGGTCGCTCTATGAAGCCGCGCTCGAGCGATTTGGCGCGACGCCCACGCTCATCGAGTGGGACACGGCGGTGCCTGCGCTCGAGGTGCTGCTCGACGAAGCGCGTCTAGCGCGCGAGCGGCTCGCGAAGCACGCGCATGGCGCAACGGAGTTGCGCTCATGA
- a CDS encoding DUF2239 family protein, with protein MVVANSCTAFAGTRLIARGVQLRVALAVKAELELQGDENGAAVLVFDDRDARPVEFDLRGAEKDIEARLASQAIGEQDAGAKNVIDEEAPEDAPRGRGRPKLGVVAREVTLLPRHWDWLGAQPGGASVVLRRLVDSARHASEARERVRASQEAAHRFMTALAGNLPNYEEALRALYAGERSRFEAATAPWPEDVRDYARELAQAAFA; from the coding sequence ATGGTGGTGGCGAACAGTTGCACCGCATTTGCGGGCACACGCCTGATCGCGCGGGGCGTGCAGCTTCGGGTGGCGCTGGCGGTCAAGGCGGAACTTGAGCTTCAAGGAGACGAAAACGGCGCGGCAGTGCTGGTCTTCGACGACCGCGACGCGCGCCCGGTGGAATTCGATTTGCGCGGCGCGGAAAAGGACATCGAGGCGCGCCTCGCCTCGCAGGCGATCGGCGAGCAGGACGCAGGCGCGAAGAACGTCATCGACGAAGAAGCACCCGAAGACGCCCCGCGCGGCCGCGGCCGCCCGAAGCTCGGCGTGGTCGCCCGCGAGGTGACGCTGTTGCCGCGTCATTGGGACTGGCTCGGTGCGCAGCCGGGCGGTGCTTCGGTAGTGCTGCGCCGGCTCGTCGATTCGGCGCGCCACGCGAGCGAGGCGCGCGAACGCGTGCGCGCAAGCCAGGAAGCCGCACATCGCTTCATGACCGCACTGGCCGGCAATCTGCCGAATTACGAGGAGGCGTTGCGCGCGCTCTACGCGGGCGAGCGAAGCCGCTTCGAAGCGGCGACTGCACCCTGGCCGGAGGACGTGCGCGACTACGCGCGGGAATTGGCGCAAGCCGCATTCGCCTGA
- a CDS encoding ABC transporter substrate-binding protein has protein sequence MSAKQFKRLRLAACAGFALLAQVSGITAAHAADLGLVKGGTLTYCSSMDAPPLASYDENQQPRGFSVDVAQDVAKQLGNLKVEWKVMSFSGQIPALQAKQCDLVIGQLFDKPERRQIIDIVDYMYSSQSIMVPRGNPRHVRSLDDLSGMKVAVLNGTTIGTLLDKENEKLKAAGKPPMNIVVYSSDADAFQAFRLNQVDAYGTTSETAAHFQQVSGDMFEEAVQGFNRIATGIGARKGEPLSPAVAKAVADLVKSDRYSKMLATWKLENDRL, from the coding sequence ATGTCAGCAAAACAGTTCAAGCGTCTTCGTCTCGCCGCCTGCGCAGGCTTCGCACTCCTCGCACAGGTTTCCGGAATCACTGCGGCGCACGCCGCCGATCTGGGTCTCGTGAAAGGCGGCACGCTCACGTACTGTTCGAGCATGGACGCGCCGCCGCTCGCGTCCTACGACGAGAATCAGCAGCCGCGCGGCTTCTCCGTCGACGTGGCGCAAGACGTCGCGAAGCAGCTCGGCAATCTCAAGGTCGAGTGGAAGGTTATGTCGTTCAGCGGGCAGATTCCGGCGCTGCAAGCTAAGCAATGCGATCTCGTGATCGGCCAGCTCTTCGACAAGCCAGAGCGCCGCCAGATCATCGACATCGTCGACTACATGTATTCGAGCCAGTCGATCATGGTGCCGCGCGGCAACCCGCGCCACGTGCGCTCGCTCGACGATCTCTCTGGCATGAAGGTCGCGGTGCTCAACGGCACGACTATCGGTACGCTGCTCGACAAGGAAAATGAGAAGCTCAAAGCCGCAGGCAAGCCGCCCATGAACATCGTCGTTTATAGTTCGGATGCCGATGCTTTTCAGGCCTTCCGTTTGAATCAGGTCGATGCCTACGGCACCACGTCGGAAACCGCCGCGCACTTCCAGCAAGTCTCGGGCGACATGTTCGAGGAGGCTGTGCAGGGCTTCAATCGCATTGCGACCGGCATTGGCGCGCGCAAGGGGGAGCCACTTTCCCCGGCGGTTGCAAAGGCCGTGGCCGATCTCGTGAAGAGCGATCGCTACAGCAAGATGCTCGCCACCTGGAAGCTCGAAAACGATCGGCTGTAA
- a CDS encoding amino acid ABC transporter permease yields the protein MNFSWEIFRKFLLDPSPAYLHGLWLTFSISACAIAFGATLGLVVALMRLSSSLPVQYLARGYIWVMRGTPLLMQIVFLYTAFAAANIFHFHDLDFGIISLPGNIQAAVLALGMNSAAYQAEIIRAGLSSVDRGQYEASRSLGMSSVLLMRRVVLPQAFRIIVPPLGNEFNVMLKNTTLVSVIGVPELLLSTQMITSVNFRVFELYLVLGIYFLALTTLWGFVQRRLEAHFGRGEAKPAANTRLFGAQTMKLLRGR from the coding sequence ATGAATTTCAGTTGGGAAATCTTCCGGAAATTCCTGCTCGACCCGAGCCCGGCGTATCTGCACGGTTTGTGGCTCACGTTCTCGATCAGCGCCTGCGCGATCGCGTTCGGCGCCACGCTCGGGCTTGTCGTCGCGCTCATGCGGCTTTCGTCGAGTCTGCCTGTGCAGTATCTCGCGCGCGGCTATATCTGGGTCATGCGCGGTACGCCGTTGCTCATGCAGATCGTGTTCTTGTACACCGCATTTGCCGCGGCGAACATCTTTCACTTTCACGATCTCGACTTCGGCATCATCTCGTTGCCGGGCAATATTCAGGCGGCCGTGCTCGCGCTCGGTATGAATTCGGCGGCTTATCAGGCGGAGATCATTCGCGCGGGCTTGAGTTCGGTGGACAGAGGCCAGTACGAAGCGTCGCGCTCGCTGGGTATGAGTTCGGTCCTGCTCATGCGCCGCGTCGTGCTGCCACAAGCGTTCCGCATAATCGTGCCGCCGCTTGGCAACGAGTTCAACGTCATGCTGAAGAACACCACGCTCGTGAGCGTGATCGGGGTGCCGGAACTGCTGCTCAGCACGCAGATGATCACCTCGGTGAACTTCCGCGTGTTCGAGTTGTATCTCGTGCTCGGCATTTACTTCCTCGCACTCACCACGCTCTGGGGTTTCGTGCAGCGGCGGCTCGAAGCGCACTTCGGCCGCGGCGAGGCGAAGCCCGCTGCGAATACGCGTCTGTTCGGCGCGCAAACGATGAAACTGCTGCGAGGTCGTTGA
- a CDS encoding BufA1 family periplasmic bufferin-type metallophore, with translation MKNSLGRQALIAAALAGLATAGAGVARADDTVNCYGVAKAGQNDCSSKTGVHDCAGQAKVDHDKGDFKTMPKGTCEKLGGKPEA, from the coding sequence ATGAAGAACTCTCTCGGCCGCCAGGCGCTGATCGCCGCCGCGTTGGCGGGTCTTGCGACGGCGGGCGCGGGCGTAGCCCGGGCGGACGACACCGTGAATTGCTACGGCGTTGCCAAGGCCGGCCAGAACGATTGTTCGAGCAAGACCGGCGTGCACGACTGCGCGGGCCAGGCCAAAGTCGATCACGACAAGGGCGACTTCAAGACCATGCCGAAGGGCACGTGCGAGAAGCTGGGCGGCAAGCCGGAAGCATGA
- the ggt gene encoding gamma-glutamyltransferase → MRNFETPGRSLVMARNGMAATSHPGATLAAVQILAAGGNAMDAAIAACAVQCVVEPGSTGVGGDCFALYSRGGTDDVIAYDGSGWAPAAASAERLRAMGVEAIQRHSPHAVTVPGAVDAWTTLHRDHGRLPLRDVLAPAIRFAEEGYAVAPRTAHDWAAEVETLSRDAVARTTMLVDGAAPRAGSTHRQPRLANTLRAIAETGREAFYRGAVAADLVAQLQAHGGLHTLEDFAEFRGEYVTPIRAKFRGYDVIECPPAGQGVIALLLLRLLDKYDAEGSPLDPDRLHREIEAAKLAYAVRDAVLGDPRDGAVDVDRLLSDEYVDRLRSRIDLESVLDPAAALTQVEHRDTVYITVVDRDRNCVSFINSLFYPFGSGLMGKESGVMLHNRGMSFSVEPGHPNAIAPHKRPLHTIIPGMVARDGRVQMSFGVMGGHYQAMGHAHFLSKVLHYGLDMQAAMDLPRVFPRPGTGTVEIESTLPADTRAVLADRGFKLVPAAGPIGGSQAIRIDWERGVLTGASDHRKDGCALGY, encoded by the coding sequence ATGCGTAACTTCGAAACGCCGGGCCGCTCGCTCGTCATGGCTCGCAATGGCATGGCCGCGACCTCGCATCCGGGCGCTACGCTCGCGGCCGTGCAGATTCTCGCTGCCGGCGGCAACGCCATGGACGCCGCGATTGCCGCGTGTGCAGTGCAGTGCGTGGTCGAACCGGGTTCGACGGGCGTGGGCGGCGACTGCTTCGCGCTCTATTCGCGCGGCGGCACGGATGACGTAATCGCCTACGACGGCTCCGGCTGGGCCCCCGCCGCAGCGAGCGCGGAGCGCTTGCGTGCAATGGGCGTGGAGGCAATCCAGCGCCATTCGCCGCACGCAGTCACGGTGCCGGGCGCGGTGGACGCATGGACCACGCTCCATCGCGACCACGGCCGCCTGCCGCTGCGCGACGTGCTCGCACCGGCCATCCGCTTCGCGGAGGAAGGCTACGCCGTCGCGCCGCGCACGGCGCATGACTGGGCGGCAGAAGTCGAAACGCTCTCGCGTGACGCCGTAGCGCGCACCACCATGCTCGTGGATGGCGCAGCGCCGCGCGCCGGTTCGACGCATCGTCAGCCGCGTCTCGCGAACACGCTGCGCGCCATCGCCGAAACGGGCCGCGAGGCGTTCTACCGAGGCGCCGTTGCCGCCGATCTCGTCGCGCAACTTCAGGCGCACGGCGGCCTGCACACGCTGGAAGACTTCGCGGAATTCCGGGGCGAATACGTCACGCCAATCCGCGCGAAGTTCCGAGGCTACGACGTGATCGAGTGCCCGCCTGCGGGGCAGGGCGTCATCGCGCTGCTGTTGCTCCGTCTGCTCGACAAGTACGACGCCGAAGGCAGCCCGCTGGACCCCGACCGTCTGCATCGCGAGATCGAGGCGGCGAAGCTTGCCTACGCTGTGCGCGACGCCGTTCTAGGCGATCCGCGCGATGGCGCCGTCGATGTCGATCGCCTGCTTTCCGACGAATACGTGGACCGACTGCGCAGCCGCATCGACCTGGAAAGCGTGCTGGATCCGGCTGCTGCGCTGACCCAGGTGGAGCACCGCGACACGGTCTACATCACCGTGGTCGATCGCGACCGCAACTGCGTAAGCTTCATCAATTCGTTGTTCTATCCATTCGGCAGCGGACTGATGGGCAAGGAATCTGGCGTAATGCTTCACAACCGCGGCATGAGCTTTTCTGTCGAGCCCGGCCATCCCAACGCCATCGCGCCGCACAAGCGTCCGCTGCACACCATCATCCCGGGGATGGTCGCGCGCGACGGTCGCGTACAGATGAGTTTCGGTGTGATGGGCGGCCACTATCAGGCGATGGGCCACGCGCATTTTCTCTCCAAGGTGCTGCATTACGGCCTCGACATGCAGGCCGCGATGGATCTGCCGCGCGTCTTCCCGCGCCCGGGCACCGGAACCGTCGAAATCGAATCGACGTTGCCAGCCGACACTCGTGCGGTGCTCGCCGATCGCGGCTTCAAGCTCGTGCCTGCGGCCGGCCCGATTGGCGGCTCGCAGGCTATTCGCATCGACTGGGAGCGGGGCGTGCTGACCGGCGCGTCCGATCATCGCAAGGATGGCTGCGCGCTCGGGTATTGA
- a CDS encoding DUF4148 domain-containing protein, translated as MKNLIAAALAATVLAAPALSFAQAEQAPVTRAQVRAELVQLEKAGYRPNLSSPYYPEDLQAAEARVAQQNGAAQATAYGASTNGSVQSGTRAPNIKPTYFGQ; from the coding sequence ATGAAGAATCTGATTGCTGCTGCACTCGCCGCTACCGTCCTCGCCGCTCCGGCCCTGTCGTTCGCACAAGCCGAACAGGCGCCCGTGACGCGCGCTCAAGTTCGCGCCGAACTGGTCCAACTGGAAAAGGCTGGCTACCGTCCGAACCTCTCGAGCCCGTACTATCCGGAAGACCTGCAGGCTGCCGAAGCGCGCGTCGCCCAGCAGAACGGCGCAGCGCAAGCCACGGCTTACGGCGCATCGACGAACGGCAGCGTCCAGTCCGGCACCCGCGCACCGAACATCAAGCCGACCTACTTCGGCCAGTAA
- a CDS encoding amino acid ABC transporter ATP-binding protein, producing MNEAREIVIEASDIHKSFGATKVLNGISLSVAKGEVVVLIGSSGSGKTTFIRCLNLLESYDSGRVRVNGHLLGYVERPNGTLVRDSARQLARQRRDIGMVFQRFNLFPHMTALENVIEAPIHVLKMPREEAIKQAKALIARVGLADRADHYPSQLSGGQQQRIAIARALAMQPKVLLFDEPTSALDPETVGEVLQVMKELAEDGMTMIVVTHEMGFAREVADRVVVLDQGELIEEGPPERIFTAPSHPRTQTFLKRTLRTAMPASA from the coding sequence ATGAATGAAGCACGCGAAATCGTCATCGAGGCGTCGGACATTCACAAGTCGTTCGGCGCGACCAAGGTGCTCAACGGCATTTCGTTGAGCGTCGCGAAGGGGGAAGTGGTGGTGCTGATCGGCTCGTCGGGGTCGGGCAAGACCACGTTCATTCGCTGCCTCAATCTGCTCGAGTCGTACGACAGCGGGCGGGTGCGCGTGAACGGCCATCTGCTCGGCTATGTCGAGCGCCCGAACGGCACGCTGGTGCGCGATTCCGCGCGTCAGCTCGCAAGGCAGCGCCGCGATATCGGCATGGTGTTCCAGCGCTTCAATCTGTTTCCGCACATGACGGCGCTGGAGAACGTGATTGAGGCGCCCATTCACGTGCTGAAGATGCCGCGCGAAGAAGCGATCAAGCAAGCGAAAGCGCTGATCGCGCGCGTGGGTCTTGCCGATCGCGCGGACCACTATCCGTCACAGCTTTCCGGCGGCCAGCAGCAGCGCATCGCCATCGCGCGCGCGCTTGCCATGCAGCCGAAGGTGCTGCTCTTCGACGAGCCCACCAGCGCGCTCGATCCGGAAACGGTCGGCGAAGTGCTGCAGGTGATGAAGGAGCTTGCGGAAGACGGCATGACGATGATTGTCGTCACACATGAAATGGGCTTTGCTCGCGAGGTGGCGGACCGCGTGGTCGTGCTAGACCAGGGCGAGCTGATCGAAGAGGGGCCGCCCGAGCGCATCTTCACCGCGCCTTCGCATCCGCGTACGCAGACGTTCTTGAAGCGCACTTTGCGCACTGCCATGCCCGCGTCCGCGTAG
- a CDS encoding SRPBCC family protein, with product MASNTVRLHRVLRAPPERIYRAFLDASAVVKWLPPNGFTCTVHKLDAKVGGHYRMSFKNFTAGHGHSFGGEYLELVPNERLRYTGVFEDEHLPGTMQTTVELRAVFFGAEMTVVQEGIPEIIPVEACYLGWQESLALLAKLVEAEIQQ from the coding sequence ATGGCATCGAACACCGTTCGCCTGCATCGTGTACTGCGTGCGCCGCCCGAGCGCATCTACCGCGCCTTCCTCGACGCCAGCGCAGTCGTGAAATGGCTGCCGCCCAATGGCTTCACCTGCACGGTTCATAAACTCGACGCGAAGGTCGGCGGCCACTACCGGATGTCGTTCAAGAACTTCACGGCCGGCCACGGTCATTCGTTCGGCGGCGAATACCTCGAACTCGTGCCGAACGAGCGTTTGCGTTACACCGGTGTATTCGAGGACGAGCACCTGCCCGGCACCATGCAGACGACAGTGGAATTGCGCGCGGTGTTTTTCGGCGCGGAAATGACCGTCGTGCAGGAAGGCATACCGGAGATCATTCCGGTCGAGGCGTGTTATCTCGGCTGGCAGGAGTCGCTGGCGTTGCTCGCAAAGCTTGTCGAAGCCGAAATCCAGCAGTAG
- a CDS encoding GntR family transcriptional regulator, translating into MKDWIQKSTRSNLPHNLQPKSDVLPHRTKMPATSVRNSAALALTAEEEAYRFLLEAIIEGRYAAGQRIVAETVAEQLSMSRMPVRAALKRLHAEGLIIQRPNRGAIVRGLTVEEVQDIFDMRIALECLAMRVAAPRCTEAHLTKLQRLLEDMDAGVGDTDTWVQRHCAFHEYLCEISGRTRLYQQIHSLYTLIEGPMRLWIEQATFRRKRARAAHQILIDALRTRDPAQAEQALREHLESTVPQIIKFLESPASQR; encoded by the coding sequence TTGAAAGACTGGATCCAAAAATCCACTCGTAGTAACCTGCCTCACAACCTTCAACCAAAAAGCGACGTCCTCCCGCACCGCACAAAAATGCCTGCCACCAGCGTCCGCAACTCCGCCGCCCTGGCCTTAACCGCCGAAGAAGAGGCTTACCGCTTCCTTCTGGAGGCCATCATCGAAGGCCGCTACGCCGCAGGCCAGCGCATCGTCGCCGAAACGGTTGCCGAACAACTCTCAATGAGTCGCATGCCAGTGCGCGCAGCGCTCAAAAGGCTCCACGCAGAAGGCCTGATAATCCAGCGCCCCAACCGCGGCGCAATCGTCCGCGGCCTCACAGTAGAAGAAGTCCAGGACATCTTCGATATGCGCATCGCGCTCGAATGCCTGGCCATGCGCGTAGCCGCCCCACGCTGCACCGAAGCGCACCTAACCAAGCTCCAACGCCTGCTAGAAGACATGGACGCCGGCGTAGGCGACACAGACACCTGGGTCCAACGCCACTGCGCGTTCCACGAATACCTGTGCGAAATCAGCGGCCGCACGCGCCTCTACCAGCAAATCCACTCGCTCTACACGCTGATAGAAGGCCCCATGCGCCTGTGGATCGAACAAGCCACCTTCAGACGCAAACGCGCGCGCGCCGCCCACCAGATCCTCATAGACGCACTGCGTACCCGCGACCCCGCGCAAGCCGAGCAAGCGCTGCGCGAGCACCTCGAATCAACCGTTCCCCAGATCATCAAGTTCCTCGAATCGCCCGCGTCACAAAGATGA
- a CDS encoding sensor domain-containing diguanylate cyclase, which produces MMIRRPNAVLAIGIALAAVLTLVAAWVMAQMRHDALASARASASNMALLFERDTARNFDIYDLSLQAVIDAFDDPRLAALPADIRQNVLFDRSATAKNLGAIFVTNAAGDVVFDSRSVPPRALNVADRDFFIAQRDSPHAGLFLSHPFIPRDGPANATIGMSRRLSNPDGSFAGVVVGTMRLDYFRQLFGGVNIGANGTVALTLADGTLLMRRPYDPNLIGKSVADSVLFRRFQLSQASGFFSLGPIDGVRRWFALRRVDGYPLVFSVAVAADDIYREWRVRAWIIGTLTAVLDVSLIALAVMFTRQLRLRGAVEAELRVQAGTDALTSLANRRAFETRADQEWARARRSGSPLALVLLDVDRFKRYNDRYGHLAGDDALAAVAHALGAHARRAADCAARYGGEEFVLLLPETGEAQALALAEKLRAAIEALALPHADSPNGVLTVSVGVACTTQSVFADWRALTDAADEALYTAKRSGRNRVAAWLPATTDDARGTDVEGHSS; this is translated from the coding sequence ATGATGATCCGCCGACCGAACGCCGTGCTTGCCATCGGCATTGCGCTCGCCGCAGTGCTGACGCTGGTCGCCGCGTGGGTCATGGCGCAAATGCGGCACGACGCGCTCGCGAGCGCCCGCGCGTCCGCCTCCAACATGGCGCTGCTTTTCGAGCGCGACACCGCGCGCAATTTCGACATCTACGACCTTTCGCTGCAAGCCGTCATCGACGCCTTCGACGATCCGCGTCTCGCCGCGCTGCCCGCCGACATTCGCCAGAACGTGCTGTTCGACCGCTCGGCCACGGCAAAGAATCTCGGCGCGATCTTCGTCACCAACGCGGCGGGCGACGTCGTCTTCGATTCGCGTTCGGTGCCGCCGCGCGCGCTCAACGTGGCCGACCGCGACTTTTTCATCGCGCAGCGCGACTCGCCGCACGCGGGGCTCTTTCTGAGCCACCCGTTCATTCCACGCGACGGGCCGGCCAACGCGACCATCGGCATGAGTCGACGCCTCTCGAACCCCGACGGCTCGTTCGCGGGCGTCGTGGTCGGCACGATGCGGCTCGATTATTTCCGGCAACTGTTCGGCGGCGTGAACATCGGCGCGAACGGCACGGTGGCGCTCACGCTCGCCGACGGCACGCTGCTCATGCGTCGCCCGTACGACCCCAATCTGATCGGCAAAAGCGTTGCGGACTCCGTGCTCTTTCGACGCTTCCAGCTATCGCAGGCTAGCGGCTTTTTCTCGCTCGGCCCGATAGACGGCGTGCGGCGCTGGTTCGCGCTGCGGCGCGTGGACGGCTATCCGCTCGTGTTCAGCGTGGCCGTCGCGGCGGATGACATCTACCGCGAATGGCGCGTGCGCGCCTGGATCATCGGTACGCTCACGGCGGTGCTCGACGTCTCGTTGATCGCGCTCGCGGTCATGTTCACGCGCCAGTTGCGCCTGCGCGGCGCGGTGGAGGCGGAGCTGCGCGTGCAGGCAGGCACCGACGCGCTCACGTCGCTCGCGAACCGGCGCGCCTTCGAAACCCGAGCCGACCAGGAATGGGCGCGCGCGCGCCGCTCGGGCAGTCCGCTCGCGCTCGTGCTGCTCGATGTGGACCGCTTCAAGCGCTACAACGACCGCTATGGCCACCTGGCGGGCGACGACGCGCTTGCGGCCGTCGCGCACGCGCTCGGCGCACACGCACGCCGCGCGGCCGACTGTGCTGCGCGTTACGGCGGCGAGGAGTTCGTGCTGCTGCTGCCCGAAACGGGCGAGGCCCAGGCGCTCGCGCTGGCCGAGAAACTGCGCGCCGCGATCGAGGCGCTGGCGCTACCGCACGCCGACAGCCCGAATGGCGTGCTCACGGTGAGCGTGGGCGTGGCGTGCACGACGCAAAGCGTGTTCGCCGACTGGCGCGCGCTGACCGACGCCGCCGACGAAGCGCTATACACGGCCAAGCGCTCCGGACGCAACCGCGTGGCGGCATGGCTGCCCGCCACGACCGACGACGCGCGCGGCACGGATGTCGAAGGCCATTCCAGCTGA